Proteins from one Ricinus communis isolate WT05 ecotype wild-type chromosome 9, ASM1957865v1, whole genome shotgun sequence genomic window:
- the LOC8275590 gene encoding protein DEHYDRATION-INDUCED 19 homolog 4, with the protein MASDSWSSRLSTTSSRRYHSRSDLYEETEVIIEEDLKAEFLCPFCAEDFDVVGLCCHIDEEHPLEAKNGVCPVCAKRVGMDIVGHITMQHGNFFKVQRRRRLRKGSSNSAFSLLRKELREGSLQSLLGGSSCFVSSSNAEPDPLLSSFIFNPSTPDEPLSVQPLSSVEAVSVQGSTNEESRERNVQQSLLSDKDQEEKSRRCRFVQGLLMSTILDDEL; encoded by the exons ATGGCTTCTGATTCATGGAGTTCTCGCCTTTCAACGACTTCTTCAAGACGTTATCATTCTCGATCTG atcTGTACGAGGAAACTGAAGTAATAATAGAAGAGGATTTGAAAGCGGAGTTTCTGTGTCCGTTTTGCGCTGAGGATTTTGACGTTGTTGGACTTTGTTGTCATATCGATGAAGAGCATCCTCTTGAAGCTAAAAATGgg GTGTGCCCAGTTTGCGCTAAACGGGTGGGAATGGACATTGTTGGTCATATTACTATGCAACATGGGAACTTCTTTAAG GTGCAGCGGAGAAGGAGATTGCGTAAGGGGAGCTCTAACTCAGCATTCTCCCTATTGAGAAAAGAGCTGCGAGAAGGAAGTTTACAATCCCTTCTTGGTGGTTCTTCATGCTTTGTGTCTTCCTCGAATGCAGAACCTGATCCCTTGCtttcatcttttatatttaatccgTCTACTCCTGATGAACCTCTGAGCGTACAGCCTCTTTCATCAGTTGAAGCAGTCTCAGTACAGGGGAGCACAAATGAAGAGTCTCGAGAAAG AAATGTCCAACAATCACTGCTATCAGACAAGGACCAAGAGGAGAAGTCGCGGAGGTGCAGGTTTGTCCAGGGGCTATTGATGTCTACTATTCTTGACGATGAGCTATGA
- the LOC8275589 gene encoding uncharacterized protein LOC8275589, translated as MSGSGGVSIARTRGENRFYVSPGMRQKQQQQQQQQQQKPQQQRPLISKSCMVEVEKRGESDQCGSSSSSVSNCSVSGRVGIEGNSTNLDRFLEYTTPVVPAQYLPKTSVRGWRNHETEHQPYFVLGDLWESFKEWSAYGAGVPLLLNGSETVMQYYVPYLSGIQLYIDPARPSPRLRRPGEESDAESSRDSSTDGSSDYGAERGVNGVWGPQTQNNITDANIQSLNRLSLRNKHSRGSSSDEYEISNPPGRLVFEYMEHASPFTREPLADKISALTCNFPGLKTFRSCDLLPSSWISVAWYPIYRIPMGPTLQNLDACFLTFHSLSTPFQSLNTDWLHFNGSSGREVSCADMPVKLPLATFGLASYKFKVSFWNPNGAYECQKVNSLLRAADNWLRLLQVYHPDYMFFASHNSNWR; from the exons ATGTCAGGCTCCGGTGGCGTTTCGATTGCCCGAACCCGTGGTGAGAATCGGTTTTATGTGTCTCCGGGTATGCGACaaaagcagcagcagcaacagcagcagcagcaacagaAGCCGCAGCAACAGAGGCCGTTGATTTCAAAGAGTTGTATGGTGGAGGTGGAGAAAAGGGGAGAGTCCGATCAATGTGGGTCTTCTTCTTCATCGGTGTCGAATTGTTCCGTTTCGGGTCGGGTAGGGATTGAAGGAAATTCAACTAATTTAGATCGTTTCTTGGAGTATACTACTCCTGTTGTTCCTGCTCAATATTTGCCTAAG ACAAGTGTTAGAGGATGGAGAAATCACGAAACTGAGCATCAGCCCTACTTTGTGCTGGGGGATTTATGGGAATCTTTTAAAGAGTGGAGTGCATATGGAGCTGGTGTTCCCCTTCTGTTAAATGGAAGTGAAACTGTCATGCAGTATTATGTTCCCTATTTGTCTGGCATTCAGTTATATATAGACCCAGCAAGACCTTCCCCAAGATTAAG GAGGCCTGGTGAGGAAAGTGATGCCGAGTCATCTAGGGACTCTAGTACTGATGGTAGCAGTGACTATGGAGCGGAGAGAGGAGTAAATGGCGTATGGGGGCCTCAGACCCAGAACAATATTACAGATGCAAATATTCAGAGCTTGAATAGACTTTCACTGAGAAATAAACACTCGAGAGGTTCTTCCAGTGATGAGTATGAGATTTCCAACCCTCCAGGTCGTCTTGTTTTTGAATACATGGAGCATGCTTCTCCATTTACTCGTGAGCCTTTGGCTGACAAG ATTTCAGCTCTTACGTGCAACTTTCCTGGACTCAAGACATTTAGGAGCTGTGACCTGTTGCCCTCAAGTTGGATTTCTGTGGCCTGGTATCCCATATATAGGATCCCCATGGGTCCAACACTACAGAATCTGGATGCCTGCTTTCTAACCTTTCATTCTTTATCAACTCCCTTTCAGA GTCTGAACACTGATTGGTTGCACTTTAATGGTTCTAGTGGTAGGGAGGTTTCATGTGCAGACATGCCAGTCAAGCTACCTCTGGCTACATTTGGCCTTGCTTCCTACAAGTTTAAAGTTTCATTCTGGAATCCGAACGGAGCTTATGAATGTCAAAAAGTCAATTCGCTGTTGCGAGCTGCTGACAACTGGCTTAGGCTTTTGCAAGTATACCATCCTGATTATATGTTCTTTGCCTCCCACAATTCAAACTGGAGATGA
- the LOC8275588 gene encoding major allergen Pru ar 1 has product MGVVTYEMEVATTIPAAKMFKAFVLEGNTLIARILPQAIKSIDILEGDGGAGTIKQINFGDASQFKYAKERTDAVDKENLTYAYTMIEGDVLIGKLEKISNEIKFEATPDGGCLIKSLSKYYTIGDFELKQEDIKAGKEKSMGLFKAVEGYLLANPDA; this is encoded by the exons ATGGGTGTTGTGACTTATGAAATGGAGGTTGCTACAACAATCCCAGCAGCCAAGATGTTCAAGGCCTTTGTCCTTGAGGGAAACACCCTCATTGCAAGGATCTTGCCTCAGGCTATCAAGAGTATTGACATTCTTGAAGGAGATGGTGGTGCTGGAACTATCAAGCAAATTAACTTTGGGGATG CCAGCCAATTCAAGTATGCAAAGGAGAGGACAGATGCAGTAGACAAGGAGAATTTAACATATGCATACACAATGATCGAAGGAGATGTGTTGATTGGAAAACTTGAAAAGATATCTAATGAGATTAAGTTTGAGGCAACTCCTGATGGAGGATGCCTCATCAAGTCTCTCAGCAAGTACTACACAATTGGTGATTTTGAGCTCAAACAAGAGGATATCAAGGCTGGGAAAGAAAAATCCATGGGTCTGTTCAAGGCTGTGGAAGGCTACCTCTTGGCAAATCCTGATGCCTGA
- the LOC8275587 gene encoding major allergen Pru ar 1 has product MAVVTYEMEVATTIPAAKMFKAFVLEGNTLIAKILPQAIKSIDILEGDGGAGTIKQINFGDASQFKYAKERTDSVDKENLTYAYTMIEGDVLIGKLEKISNEIKFEATPDGGCLVKSLSKYYTIGDFELKQEDIKAGKEKSMGLFKAVEGYLLANPDA; this is encoded by the exons ATGGCTGTTGTGACTTACGAGATGGAGGTTGCTACAACAATCCCAGCAGCCAAAATGTTCAAGGCATTTGTCCTTGAGGGCAACACCCTCATCGCAAAGATCTTGCCTCAGGCTATCAAGAGTATTGACATTCTTGAAGGTGATGGAGGTGCCGGAACTATCAAGCAGATTAACTTTGGCGATG CTAGCCAATTCAAGTATGCAAAGGAGAGGACAGATTCCGTAGACAAGGAGAATTTAACATATGCATACACGATGATTGAAGGAGATGTGTTGATTGGAAAACTTGAAAAAATATCTAATGAGATTAAGTTTGAGGCAACTCCTGATGGAGGATGCCTCGTCAAGTCTCTCAGCAAGTACTACACAATTGGTGATTTTGAGCTCAAACAAGAGGATATCAAGGCTGGGAAAGAAAAGTCCATGGGTCTGTTCAAGGCTGTGGAAGGCTACCTCTTGGCAAATCCTGATGCCTAA
- the LOC8275585 gene encoding major allergen Pru ar 1, protein MGLVSCEIEIDTSLPAAKMFQAVVLEGNTLVPKILPQAIQNVEVLEGDGGPGTIKQINFSGGESKYVKERVDAVDKDNLTYAYTMIEGDFTAGNIEKISNELKFEDTAAGGSLLKYLTRYHTIGDFELKQEDIQARKEMTMGMFKAVEAYLLANPNAL, encoded by the exons ATGGGTTTAGTCAGTTGCGAAATCGAGATTGATACTTCACTCCCAGCAGCCAAGATGTTCCAGGCCGTTGTCCTTGAGGGCAATACCCTCGTTCCCAAGATCTTGCCCCAGGCTATCCAGAATGTCGAAGTTCTTGAAGGAGATGGAGGGCCTGGAACTATCAAGCAAATTAATTTCTCAGGAG GTGAGTCCAAGTATGTGAAGGAGAGGGTAGATGCTGTAGACAAGGACAACTTAACTTATGCATACACAATGATCGAAGGAGATTTCACAGCGGGAAACATTGAAAAGATCAGTAATGAGCTAAAGTTTGAGGACACCGCTGCCGGAGGATCTCTACTCAAGTATCTCACCAGGTACCATACCATTGGTGATTTTGAGCTCAAACAAGAGGACATTCAGGCTCGGAAAGAGATGACCATGGGAATGTTCAAGGCTGTGGAAGCCTACCTCTTGGCAAATCCTAACGCATTATAA
- the LOC8275584 gene encoding major allergen Pru ar 1, giving the protein MEIASSIPPDKLFKALVLDNDNLIQKLMPKAINNVQVLEGDLGLEPSEKSYSAKVCSIHKTQVNVVKLPNFNCVYAVSQFNYVKHMIEGIDTDNLIYRYSVIEGDAVMNVLEKISNEIKFEASADGGCICKNSSTYYTIGDFELSKEEIRAGKQNPWQFSRLLKTLLDNPDAY; this is encoded by the coding sequence ATGGAGATCGCCTCCTCCATCCCTCCAGATAAGCTGTTTAAAGCCTTAGTCCTTGACAATGATAATCTGATCCAAAAACTCATGCCAAAAGCAATAAATAATGTCCAAGTTCTTGAAGGAGATTTAGGGCTGGAACCATCAGAGAAGTCATATTCGGCCAAGGTATGTTCGATTCATAAAACTCAAGTCAATGTCGTTAAACTACCTAATTTTAATTGTGTGTATGCAGTTAGCCAATTCAATTATGTGAAGCACATGATAGAAGGGATTGACACAGATAACTTGATATACAGATACAGTGTAATAGAAGGCGATGCTGTAATGAATGTTCTTGAAAAGATATCAAATGAGATTAAGTTTGAGGCATCTGCTGATGGAGGATGTATTTGCAAGAACAGCAGCACATACTATACAATTGGAGACTTTGAGCTTAGCAAAGAAGAGATCAGAGCTGGGAAACAAAATCCTTGGCAATTTTCAAGGCTGTTGAAGACTCTCTTGGATAATCCTGATGCCTATTAG